A region from the uncultured Sunxiuqinia sp. genome encodes:
- a CDS encoding Gfo/Idh/MocA family oxidoreductase — MKNQTKRSISRRHFLNTAAIGMAGITFLPSINACTSKNAADDSIRLGFIGMGRQSMFLLNGFMEVPRVRVVAGCDVYGRKRQRFENIVNEFNTNNNIEKEVKTYERYEDLLQRDDIDAVVIAVPDHAHAMIAIAACQAGKDVYLEKPMTFTIKEGQELKRVVRETNRILGIGSQQRSDPRFQHAVKMVQSGKLGKMQKVNAYVGAPPTPYDLPEESVPEDLNWNRWLGPLPDNIHFNNELNPPISLDPVENEKIWGAWRWYKEMGGGFTTDWGAHMFDIAQWALGMDRSGPVEISPIGDGTEFMMFKYADGVVMTSEPFDDKLTKGVKFWGEDGWIEVSRGHYLASDDSLLPPESANEADDDTPYETKIPHQINFIEAVKNRIDPIVPVEIGHSSCTVCTLGNIACDLKRTIHWDPKTETFVDDEDGEATAKLHYHYRDGWNLL; from the coding sequence ATGAAAAACCAGACTAAACGTTCGATTTCACGAAGACATTTCCTTAACACGGCAGCCATTGGAATGGCCGGTATTACTTTTTTACCTTCAATAAATGCGTGTACATCAAAAAATGCGGCAGATGACAGTATTCGCCTTGGCTTTATTGGTATGGGACGACAATCTATGTTCCTTTTAAATGGATTCATGGAAGTTCCGAGAGTTCGTGTTGTTGCAGGGTGCGACGTGTACGGACGCAAACGTCAGCGTTTTGAAAATATTGTAAATGAATTCAACACAAATAATAACATTGAAAAAGAAGTAAAAACCTACGAGAGATACGAAGATTTGCTTCAACGTGATGACATTGACGCCGTTGTAATTGCTGTCCCCGATCATGCCCATGCAATGATAGCCATTGCTGCTTGCCAAGCAGGAAAAGATGTTTATTTGGAAAAGCCAATGACCTTTACCATTAAAGAAGGGCAGGAGCTAAAACGAGTAGTTCGCGAAACGAACCGAATCTTAGGCATTGGAAGCCAGCAACGGTCAGATCCTAGATTTCAGCATGCTGTTAAAATGGTTCAGTCCGGCAAATTAGGAAAAATGCAAAAAGTAAATGCCTATGTTGGTGCTCCGCCAACACCCTACGATTTACCAGAGGAATCTGTTCCGGAAGATTTAAATTGGAATCGTTGGTTGGGACCACTACCTGATAATATTCATTTCAATAATGAGTTGAATCCACCAATTTCGCTTGATCCGGTCGAAAATGAAAAAATATGGGGAGCCTGGCGTTGGTATAAAGAAATGGGAGGCGGATTCACTACTGATTGGGGTGCTCATATGTTTGACATTGCTCAATGGGCACTGGGCATGGATCGAAGCGGTCCCGTAGAAATATCTCCTATTGGTGATGGCACTGAATTCATGATGTTTAAATATGCAGATGGGGTTGTTATGACATCGGAGCCATTTGATGATAAACTAACCAAAGGGGTGAAATTTTGGGGTGAAGACGGCTGGATCGAAGTATCACGCGGTCATTATCTGGCTTCTGATGACTCATTATTACCTCCCGAATCAGCAAATGAAGCAGATGATGATACTCCTTATGAAACTAAAATTCCTCACCAAATTAACTTCATCGAAGCTGTTAAAAACCGGATTGACCCAATCGTTCCGGTAGAAATTGGACACAGTTCCTGCACAGTTTGCACGCTTGGAAACATTGCTTGCGATCTGAAAAGAACCATTCATTGGGATCCCAAAACAGAAACGTTTGTAGACGATGAAGATGGAGAGGCAACTGCTAAATTGCATTACCATTATCGTGATGGATGGAATTTACTGTAG
- a CDS encoding DUF3467 domain-containing protein gives MSENKNKNQMNIELSEEVAQGTYSNLAIITHSSSEFVLDFVRIMPGVPKANVKSRVILTPEHAKRLLLALQDNVDKFEKQHGPIKVSGANPMVPPMNFGGPTAEA, from the coding sequence ATGTCAGAAAATAAGAATAAAAATCAGATGAACATTGAATTGAGTGAAGAAGTGGCTCAGGGAACATACTCGAACCTAGCTATTATTACTCACTCCAGTTCAGAATTTGTTCTCGACTTTGTACGCATTATGCCGGGAGTTCCAAAGGCGAACGTTAAATCCAGAGTGATTCTGACTCCGGAACACGCAAAGCGTCTACTGTTAGCTTTGCAGGATAATGTTGACAAGTTTGAGAAACAACATGGGCCAATAAAAGTTAGCGGTGCTAATCCAATGGTTCCACCGATGAACTTTGGAGGACCAACAGCTGAAGCTTAA
- a CDS encoding AMP-binding protein, translating into MILSEKFLKKTDFDTLSDFNNKLEIQVPGNFNFGYDVVDEYARIEPNKLALVWTNDRGEHRNFTFADLKKYSDQTASYFQSQGIGRGDKVMLILKRRFEFWFSIIALHKLGATCIPATHLLKKKDIVYRNNSAGIKAIVAVGDESIIKEVDLAMSESPTVETRISVGPQVGEGWENFITGIEQASPFQPEECPSKNTDISLLYFTSGTTGNPKMVAHDFTYPLGHITTASYWHCIEENDLHLTVADTGWGKAVWGKLYGQWLAGGAVFVYDHEKFSPADMLRVISEYKINTFCAPPTVYRFMIREDFSKYDLSSLRYCTVAGEPLNAEVYNQFLKLTGIKLMEGYGQTETVLAIATFPWMEPKPGSMGVPNPTYDIKLFHAEKRLCEVNEIGEIVIRTDKNIPVGLFSEYYRDKELTEFVWHDGFYHTGDLASRDEDGYFWFVGRTDDVIKSSGYRIGPFEVESALMEHPAVVECAVTAAPDEVRGQVVKASIVLADEYHPGTPELAKEIQNHVKNTTAPYKYPRIVDFVKELPKTISGKIRRVEIRG; encoded by the coding sequence ATGATATTGAGTGAGAAATTTTTAAAAAAGACAGACTTCGACACGCTCTCTGACTTTAATAATAAGCTGGAAATTCAAGTTCCAGGTAATTTTAACTTTGGATATGATGTTGTTGACGAATATGCCCGCATTGAGCCCAACAAATTAGCTTTGGTATGGACAAACGATCGAGGCGAACACCGAAATTTCACTTTTGCCGATTTGAAAAAGTATAGCGACCAGACAGCTTCTTATTTTCAATCGCAGGGTATTGGGCGGGGTGACAAGGTGATGCTGATTTTGAAACGACGATTTGAGTTTTGGTTTTCGATTATTGCTTTGCATAAGCTGGGCGCGACTTGTATCCCAGCTACTCATTTGTTAAAAAAGAAGGACATTGTTTATCGAAATAATTCAGCTGGGATTAAGGCGATTGTGGCTGTTGGCGATGAAAGTATAATAAAAGAAGTTGATCTGGCGATGAGCGAATCTCCAACGGTGGAAACGCGAATTTCTGTTGGCCCTCAAGTCGGAGAGGGGTGGGAGAACTTCATAACAGGGATTGAGCAGGCATCACCATTTCAGCCAGAGGAATGCCCTTCAAAAAATACGGATATTTCATTGCTCTATTTTACATCGGGAACAACCGGTAATCCGAAAATGGTGGCACATGATTTTACCTATCCTTTGGGGCATATCACTACCGCATCGTATTGGCACTGTATCGAAGAAAATGATTTGCATCTGACCGTGGCTGATACCGGATGGGGAAAAGCTGTTTGGGGGAAACTCTACGGACAATGGCTGGCAGGTGGAGCCGTGTTCGTTTACGACCACGAAAAGTTTAGTCCGGCAGATATGCTGAGGGTGATTAGTGAGTATAAAATTAATACGTTTTGTGCACCTCCAACGGTTTATAGATTTATGATCCGTGAAGATTTTTCTAAATACGATCTGTCATCACTCCGGTATTGCACAGTGGCTGGTGAGCCATTGAATGCTGAGGTTTATAACCAGTTCCTGAAACTCACCGGCATCAAGCTGATGGAAGGTTATGGGCAAACGGAAACAGTTTTGGCAATTGCTACATTTCCTTGGATGGAACCAAAACCCGGCTCAATGGGAGTTCCGAATCCCACTTACGATATTAAACTTTTTCATGCTGAAAAACGACTGTGCGAGGTGAATGAAATTGGCGAGATTGTGATTCGAACTGATAAGAATATCCCTGTAGGACTTTTTAGCGAGTACTATCGTGACAAAGAACTTACCGAGTTTGTATGGCACGACGGGTTTTACCATACCGGAGATCTGGCCTCGCGCGATGAGGATGGTTATTTTTGGTTCGTTGGGCGCACCGATGATGTGATTAAAAGCTCCGGTTATCGCATTGGACCATTTGAGGTTGAAAGCGCTTTGATGGAGCATCCGGCAGTTGTTGAATGTGCAGTTACCGCTGCCCCTGACGAGGTGCGCGGACAAGTGGTGAAAGCAAGCATCGTATTGGCGGACGAATATCATCCGGGAACTCCGGAGTTAGCTAAGGAAATTCAGAATCATGTTAAAAATACCACTGCTCCGTATAAATATCCTCGAATTGTAGATTTCGTGAAAGAGCTCCCAAAGACAATTTCAGGGAAGATCAGGCGGGTCGAAATTCGTGGATAG
- a CDS encoding OadG family transporter subunit, with protein MSDLGFALQLMGIGMITVFLILSLVVLIGNLIIRFVNKYLPEEVSKKVQQVTIQATDFNRKKVVAIVSAVKIVTEGKGQVTKIEKL; from the coding sequence ATGAGTGACTTAGGATTTGCATTGCAATTGATGGGAATAGGAATGATTACCGTGTTTTTAATTCTGTCGCTAGTTGTTTTGATTGGTAATTTGATTATTCGATTTGTCAATAAATACCTCCCCGAAGAAGTAAGTAAGAAAGTTCAACAAGTAACAATTCAGGCAACTGATTTCAATCGCAAAAAAGTTGTAGCTATTGTTTCAGCTGTAAAGATAGTTACCGAAGGGAAAGGACAAGTTACAAAAATTGAAAAGCTATAA
- a CDS encoding biotin/lipoyl-containing protein, whose amino-acid sequence MEKRKIKFSLVYRDMWQSSGKYLPRVDQLVKVAPHIIEMGCFARVETNGGGFEQINLLFGENPNNAVRKWTQPFNDAGIQTHMLDRSLNGLRMSPVPADVRKMMYKVKKAQGTDITRPFCGLNDPRNIIDSIKYAKEGGMIAQAALSLTYSKVHTVEYYVKLADTLIKGGADEICLKDMAGIGRPAWLGKIVTGIKKLHPDTPLQYHSHSGPGFALASILEVCRAGVEYVDVAMEPLSWGTGHVDLLAVHAMLEDAGFDVPKINMDAYMKVRGLTQSFVEDFLGYYINPKNRFMNSLLIGPGLPGGMMGSLMADLESNLASINKWKTKNNKPTLTQDDLLIKLFQEVEHIWPMVGYPPLVTPYSQYVKNLAMMNVMQLEKGKERWSMIADNIWDMLMGRGGKLPGKLAPELKALAKENGKEEFADKPQSLYPDALDTFRKEMDEKGWDYGQDDEELFELAMHPEQYRAYKSGEAKKAFEADLAKKREEGAGLLEGTKKEETPTAAAPANFNPSSMIVDVDGEKFKVSVAYGENGTVEPDAPASSEKAPASAPAPTVNGSAKEILAPLEGKFYLTKESSEKAIKVGDEIKVGDLIGYVEAMKTFNAIKSDVSGKVVEVAFATGSEVEEDDVLVKIQ is encoded by the coding sequence ATGGAAAAAAGAAAAATCAAATTTTCATTGGTTTATCGCGATATGTGGCAGTCGTCAGGGAAATACCTGCCACGCGTAGACCAATTAGTAAAAGTAGCACCACACATTATTGAAATGGGATGTTTTGCCCGAGTGGAGACAAATGGTGGTGGCTTTGAGCAAATCAACCTGCTTTTTGGTGAAAACCCAAATAATGCTGTCCGCAAATGGACACAACCTTTCAACGATGCCGGTATTCAAACTCACATGTTAGATCGTTCGTTGAACGGTCTTCGGATGAGCCCTGTTCCAGCTGATGTTCGAAAAATGATGTACAAGGTGAAAAAAGCACAGGGTACGGATATTACCCGTCCGTTTTGTGGTTTAAATGATCCTCGAAATATTATAGACTCGATTAAGTATGCCAAAGAAGGCGGGATGATAGCGCAAGCAGCGTTGAGTTTAACCTATTCCAAAGTACATACAGTTGAATACTACGTGAAGCTTGCCGATACCTTAATAAAAGGTGGAGCTGATGAAATCTGTTTGAAGGATATGGCAGGTATAGGACGTCCTGCATGGTTAGGTAAAATTGTTACAGGAATTAAAAAACTCCATCCAGATACTCCACTTCAATATCACTCCCATTCAGGTCCGGGTTTCGCACTGGCTTCTATTCTCGAAGTTTGTCGCGCTGGTGTTGAGTATGTTGATGTTGCTATGGAACCACTTTCATGGGGTACTGGACACGTTGACTTGTTGGCTGTTCACGCAATGTTGGAAGATGCAGGGTTTGATGTTCCCAAAATTAACATGGATGCCTATATGAAAGTTAGAGGTTTAACTCAGAGTTTTGTCGAAGATTTTCTGGGATACTATATCAACCCCAAGAACCGCTTCATGAACTCCTTGCTCATTGGTCCAGGTTTACCGGGTGGAATGATGGGATCATTGATGGCCGACTTGGAAAGCAACCTGGCAAGTATCAACAAGTGGAAAACAAAAAATAATAAGCCTACATTGACTCAGGATGACTTGTTAATTAAATTGTTTCAGGAGGTTGAACATATTTGGCCGATGGTTGGATATCCACCGTTGGTAACTCCATACAGCCAGTATGTGAAGAATCTGGCTATGATGAATGTTATGCAGTTGGAAAAAGGCAAAGAGCGCTGGAGTATGATTGCTGATAATATTTGGGATATGTTGATGGGGAGAGGAGGAAAATTACCTGGAAAACTTGCTCCTGAGTTGAAAGCTCTGGCTAAAGAAAATGGCAAAGAAGAATTTGCGGATAAACCACAAAGCTTATATCCTGATGCACTAGATACATTTCGCAAGGAAATGGACGAAAAGGGTTGGGATTACGGTCAAGACGATGAAGAGTTATTCGAATTGGCTATGCATCCAGAGCAATATCGCGCTTATAAATCAGGTGAAGCTAAAAAGGCTTTTGAAGCTGATTTAGCTAAAAAACGTGAAGAAGGTGCAGGCTTGTTGGAAGGAACAAAAAAAGAAGAAACTCCCACTGCGGCAGCTCCGGCTAATTTCAACCCATCATCAATGATTGTGGACGTTGACGGAGAGAAATTTAAAGTGTCAGTCGCTTATGGGGAGAATGGAACAGTTGAACCGGATGCCCCAGCGTCATCTGAAAAAGCACCTGCTTCGGCACCAGCACCTACCGTTAATGGAAGCGCAAAAGAGATTTTGGCACCACTTGAAGGGAAATTCTACCTGACGAAAGAAAGTTCGGAAAAGGCTATTAAAGTTGGCGATGAGATTAAAGTCGGCGATTTAATTGGTTACGTTGAAGCAATGAAGACTTTCAACGCGATAAAATCCGACGTGTCAGGTAAAGTAGTTGAAGTTGCATTTGCCACTGGTTCAGAAGTTGAAGAAGACGACGTTTTAGTAAAAATCCAATAA
- a CDS encoding dodecin family protein, which yields MPESVYKIVELVGTSSESREKAATNAIYKAAGSLHYCCIAEVSAMNININDGKIESYRTKEKVSFMFDGHHVKITTDLKNLLQGMEEQLSFCKEYGKKNEARHQFSTV from the coding sequence ATGCCTGAAAGCGTTTATAAAATTGTAGAACTGGTTGGAACCAGCAGTGAATCAAGAGAAAAAGCAGCGACAAACGCTATTTACAAAGCAGCTGGATCGCTACATTATTGCTGTATTGCCGAAGTATCCGCTATGAATATAAACATTAACGACGGCAAAATCGAAAGCTATCGCACTAAAGAGAAGGTGTCCTTCATGTTTGACGGACATCATGTAAAAATCACAACAGACTTAAAAAATCTGCTACAGGGGATGGAAGAACAACTTTCATTCTGTAAAGAATACGGCAAGAAAAACGAAGCCAGGCATCAGTTCTCAACCGTCTAA
- a CDS encoding sodium ion-translocating decarboxylase subunit beta — protein MSIIEKLYQMTAIQEIVNGPGTILMLVIGALLLYLGIKKKYEPLLLIPIAFGLILANLPGGGMGVVSAENIQIDEHHYKNLFEIAHDHGIMNFLYYSLIKTGFLPPIIFMGVGALTDFGPMLRNLRLAFFGAAAQIGIFSVLITAIAIGFTPAEAASLGIIGGADGPTAIYTTIMLAPHLLGPIAIAAYSYMALVPVIVPLVTRTLCSEKELRINMKEMDKLYPAKRKIKNLKAVKIAFPIVLGIVISIFVPSSVPLLGMLLFGNLIKEVGVTVARLSDAATGSIMNTATIFLGLTVGATMSAEVFLNTQTIMIIVGGFIAFAISIAGGIFAVKVYNLIAKKKINPLIGATGLSAVPMASRVANEIALKYDSKNHVLQYCMASNISGVIGSAVAAGVLISFLG, from the coding sequence ATGTCTATAATAGAGAAACTCTATCAAATGACTGCCATCCAGGAGATTGTTAATGGACCCGGAACAATTTTGATGTTAGTAATCGGAGCTTTGCTTTTATACTTAGGTATAAAGAAAAAGTATGAGCCTCTGTTGTTAATACCAATAGCATTCGGATTAATTTTAGCAAACCTTCCTGGAGGAGGTATGGGAGTCGTTTCTGCAGAGAATATCCAAATTGATGAACATCATTATAAGAATCTGTTTGAGATTGCGCATGATCACGGAATCATGAATTTCCTATATTATTCGCTAATTAAAACGGGATTTTTACCTCCTATTATTTTTATGGGAGTTGGTGCTTTAACTGACTTTGGACCGATGTTGAGAAACCTGCGCCTGGCTTTCTTTGGAGCTGCAGCCCAAATAGGAATTTTTTCGGTGTTAATTACCGCCATTGCTATTGGGTTTACTCCTGCTGAGGCAGCTTCGTTGGGTATTATTGGTGGCGCTGATGGGCCGACGGCAATCTATACAACTATTATGCTTGCGCCTCACTTATTGGGGCCCATTGCGATTGCTGCGTATTCGTATATGGCTTTAGTGCCTGTAATTGTTCCTCTGGTTACGCGAACTTTGTGTTCCGAAAAGGAATTGCGAATTAACATGAAGGAGATGGATAAATTGTATCCTGCCAAGCGGAAGATAAAGAACCTGAAAGCAGTGAAAATTGCATTTCCTATCGTGTTGGGAATCGTGATCTCCATATTTGTGCCATCGTCTGTACCACTACTGGGCATGTTGCTTTTTGGTAACCTGATAAAAGAAGTAGGTGTAACTGTTGCTCGTTTGTCAGACGCTGCAACAGGTTCGATTATGAACACCGCAACCATCTTCCTTGGGCTTACTGTGGGCGCGACCATGTCGGCTGAGGTATTCTTGAATACGCAGACGATTATGATTATCGTAGGTGGTTTTATTGCATTTGCAATCTCAATTGCAGGAGGAATTTTTGCTGTCAAAGTTTATAACCTGATTGCAAAGAAAAAGATTAATCCGCTAATTGGAGCTACCGGATTAAGTGCTGTTCCAATGGCATCTCGTGTGGCCAATGAAATTGCACTGAAGTATGATTCAAAGAATCACGTACTACAATATTGTATGGCCAGTAATATTTCAGGAGTAATTGGTTCGGCCGTTGCTGCTGGAGTTTTGATCTCGTTTTTGGGATAG